A region of uncultured Anaeromusa sp. DNA encodes the following proteins:
- a CDS encoding ATP synthase subunit I, whose protein sequence is METFFSIRRTLTGLFVWGACFTALTWAAGEEDWARGFLLGWLGSLVYYLLLCRRVQKAVDLPVAQAVRSMRVGWLVRLIFLVLLLLLSLKVQGVSFWASVVGLFSLQGVLVLFFVFFAVKRGF, encoded by the coding sequence ATGGAGACGTTTTTTTCCATTCGACGCACCTTGACCGGTCTGTTTGTCTGGGGAGCGTGCTTTACGGCGCTAACTTGGGCTGCTGGCGAGGAAGATTGGGCCAGAGGTTTTTTGCTGGGCTGGCTTGGAAGTCTGGTGTACTATCTGTTGTTGTGCCGCCGGGTACAAAAAGCAGTGGATTTGCCGGTGGCGCAGGCGGTGCGTTCCATGCGCGTCGGTTGGTTGGTTCGTTTGATTTTTTTAGTGCTACTATTGCTGCTTTCTCTAAAAGTGCAGGGCGTTTCGTTTTGGGCTTCCGTCGTGGGGCTATTTTCCTTGCAGGGAGTGCTGGTTCTTTTTTTTGTGTTCTTTGCGGTGAAACGTGGCTTTTAG
- the atpB gene encoding F0F1 ATP synthase subunit A, with the protein MEHGGGAHEIGVHQLASFLGMTVNIDTLYMTWLTMGLVLLLAVAATRSLALVPRGWQNVLELVITALLEQIEANMGQRGKKLAPLLISLFLFILVSNWLGLIPGFTSPTSDLNTTLGLALMIIVLVHVLGVMNRGIGYFKHFFEPYIPFVIINIIEELAKPITLSFRLFGNILAGEVLIIILGLLAPYVVPTAWLAFSVFVGAVQAFIFTMLSMSYLANSISDDH; encoded by the coding sequence ATGGAACATGGCGGCGGCGCCCATGAGATTGGCGTACATCAACTGGCAAGTTTCTTGGGAATGACTGTGAATATTGATACGCTGTATATGACTTGGCTGACCATGGGCCTAGTGTTGCTTTTGGCAGTTGCGGCGACGCGCAGTCTGGCACTGGTGCCAAGAGGATGGCAGAATGTGTTGGAGTTGGTTATTACAGCGCTTCTAGAACAGATTGAAGCCAATATGGGCCAAAGAGGGAAAAAGTTGGCTCCTTTGCTGATTTCACTTTTTCTTTTCATTTTGGTGTCAAACTGGCTGGGATTGATTCCAGGGTTTACTTCGCCTACGAGTGATCTCAATACTACGTTAGGCTTAGCATTGATGATCATTGTCTTAGTACATGTCCTCGGTGTGATGAATCGAGGCATCGGCTATTTTAAGCACTTCTTCGAGCCGTACATTCCTTTTGTGATTATCAATATTATCGAAGAATTGGCAAAGCCGATTACGCTGTCTTTTCGTCTTTTTGGGAATATTCTCGCAGGCGAAGTGTTAATCATCATCTTGGGTCTGCTGGCTCCGTATGTTGTGCCGACGGCGTGGTTAGCCTTCAGCGTCTTTGTAGGCGCGGTTCAGGCATTTATTTTCACCATGTTGTCCATGTCATACCTAGCTAATTCGATCAGCGATGATCATTAA
- the atpE gene encoding F0F1 ATP synthase subunit C: MEHAIMVAGAFIGAGLAIGLGAVGAGIGDGSVTAKAVEGIARQPEAKNTILINMLISVGLIESIPIIAAVIAIVLLYANPFLK; the protein is encoded by the coding sequence ATGGAACATGCAATTATGGTAGCGGGGGCATTTATTGGTGCAGGTTTGGCCATCGGTCTAGGCGCGGTAGGCGCGGGCATTGGTGATGGTTCGGTTACAGCGAAAGCGGTAGAGGGGATTGCCCGCCAACCAGAAGCGAAGAACACGATTTTGATCAATATGCTGATTTCCGTAGGCTTGATCGAGTCGATTCCGATCATTGCCGCGGTTATTGCCATTGTCTTGCTGTATGCGAACCCCTTCTTGAAGTAA
- the atpF gene encoding F0F1 ATP synthase subunit B, whose protein sequence is MPGLIDLNATLLIQIFNFLLLVALLTKFAYKPLMSMLAEREQRIAGSLEAAEQERQEAAKLKEEYLKELAAARNQAQQIVEKANRLAEQNKEELLRAAKEEHARLLKTTKEELAREREKALQDLRSEVVALSVAAAGKILSQQLDEAAHAQLVDDFIGKLDREKTGGLPC, encoded by the coding sequence GTGCCGGGATTGATTGACTTGAATGCGACGCTGCTGATTCAGATTTTCAATTTTCTGCTGTTAGTAGCTTTGTTGACAAAATTTGCTTATAAGCCGCTTATGTCTATGTTGGCGGAACGGGAGCAGCGCATTGCAGGCAGCTTGGAAGCTGCTGAACAAGAGCGCCAGGAAGCAGCTAAGCTGAAAGAAGAATATTTGAAAGAGCTGGCTGCTGCCAGAAATCAGGCCCAACAGATTGTAGAGAAAGCCAACCGTTTGGCAGAGCAGAACAAAGAAGAGTTGTTGCGTGCGGCTAAAGAAGAGCATGCGCGGCTTTTGAAAACAACCAAGGAAGAATTGGCTCGGGAACGGGAAAAAGCGCTGCAGGATTTGCGCAGCGAGGTAGTGGCTTTGTCAGTGGCTGCGGCGGGCAAGATTCTTTCGCAGCAATTGGACGAGGCGGCCCATGCCCAATTAGTGGACGATTTCATCGGAAAATTAGACCGTGAAAAAACAGGTGGGTTGCCATGCTAA
- a CDS encoding F0F1 ATP synthase subunit delta: MLNARLAQKYAQALYELAQEQNCLAEALQELESVAASVQAQKELSVFLFHPRVDGAIKKETLQQVFGEVGELVHKFLCLLIDKRRESLLPTIAAEFRLMAHAAQNMVEADVVTAVPLQETQKEALAARLGQLTGKTVLLRQRQDASLIGGLMVYIGGKRIDGSVKGQLERLKRNLAIQDAMKSGVSERL, translated from the coding sequence ATGCTAAACGCAAGGCTAGCGCAGAAATATGCGCAGGCGCTGTATGAGCTGGCGCAGGAACAGAACTGTCTGGCAGAAGCTTTGCAGGAACTGGAAAGTGTGGCTGCCAGCGTACAAGCGCAGAAAGAACTTTCCGTATTCCTTTTTCACCCGCGTGTAGACGGGGCTATTAAAAAAGAGACGTTGCAGCAGGTTTTCGGGGAAGTTGGCGAATTGGTGCATAAGTTTCTTTGCTTGTTGATTGACAAGCGCAGAGAGTCATTGTTGCCAACTATTGCTGCCGAATTTCGCCTGATGGCGCATGCTGCGCAGAATATGGTAGAAGCGGACGTGGTGACGGCGGTTCCTTTGCAGGAAACACAAAAAGAAGCCTTGGCTGCGCGTTTGGGCCAATTAACTGGCAAAACGGTACTGCTTCGTCAGCGCCAGGATGCTTCGCTGATTGGTGGCTTGATGGTGTATATCGGCGGCAAACGTATTGACGGCAGCGTGAAAGGGCAACTGGAACGTCTGAAGCGCAACCTGGCAATTCAGGACGCGATGAAGAGTGGGGTGAGCGAACGGTTATGA